In Rutidosis leptorrhynchoides isolate AG116_Rl617_1_P2 chromosome 2, CSIRO_AGI_Rlap_v1, whole genome shotgun sequence, one genomic interval encodes:
- the LOC139891119 gene encoding leucoanthocyanidin dioxygenase-like has product MVISSNTRVESLAKSGIDQIPKEYIRTQDELTTITNIFDEENNQKGPQVPTIDLNDINSNDPITREKCSHELIKAATEWGVMHLVNHGISLDLINRVKVAGESFFNQPVEEKEKYCNDIGSEKIQGYGSKLANNACGQLEWEDYFFHLAYPEEKRDLTVWPSTPKDYIPATAEYARQLRSLATKILRVLSLGLGLNEGRLENEVGGIDELILQLKINYYPKCPQPELALGVEAHTDVSALTFILHNMVPGLQLFYDGQWVTAKCVPDSIIMHIGDTIEILSNGKYKSILHRGLVNKEKVRISWAVFCEPPKEKIILKPLPETVSEEQPSRFPPRTFHQHMEHKLFRKNNVVVEQK; this is encoded by the exons ATGGTGATTTCATCAAACACACGAGTCGAAAGCTTAGCTAAAAGCGGCATCGATCAAATCCCAAAGGAATACATTCGTACACAAGATGAACTAACAACCATTACCAACATTTTCGacgaagaaaacaaccaaaaaggcCCACAAGTCCCTACAATCGACTTAAACGACATTAACTCCAACGACCCAATAACTCGTGAGAAATGTAGTCATGAGCTAATAAAAGCAGCCACTGAATGGGGTGTCATGCACCTTGTTAACCATGGAATCTCGCTCGACTTGATCAATCGTGTTAAGGTTGCAGGCGAAAGCTTTTTTAATCAGCCGGTTGAAGAGAAGGAGAAGTATTGTAACGATATCGGGTCAGAGAAGATTCAAGGGTATGGAAGTAAATTAGCTAATAATGCTTGTGGTCAGCTTGAATGGGAAGATTACTTCTTCCACCTTGCATACCCGGAAGAAAAACGTGATTTGACCGTTTGGCCCTCAACGCCTAAAGATTACAT CCCTGCAACCGCTGAGTACGCAAGACAACTACGATCACTTGCCACCAAGATACTCAGAGTGTTATCTCTAGGATTGGGACTCAATGAAGGACGACTAGAGAACGAGGTAGGAGGTATAGATGAGCTAATCCTTCAACTaaagatcaactattacccaaaatgCCCTCAACCCGAGCTAGCCCTTGGCGTCGAAGCTCACACAGACGTAAGTGCACTCACGTTCATACTCCACAACATGGTTCCCGGGCTCCAACTCTTTTATGATGGACAATGGGTCACTGCAAAATGCGTACCGGACTCTATCATCATGCACATTGGTGACACTATTGAGATATTAAGTAATGGCAAGTACAAAAGCATCCTTCATAGAGGACTTGTGAATAAGGAGAAGGTTAGGATTTCTTGGGCGGTTTTCTGTGAACCGCCCAAAGAGAAGATCATCTTAAAACCGCTTCCTGAGACGGTTTCTGAGGAGCAACCTTCGCGTTTTCCACCACGAACGTTCCATCAGCATATGGAACATAAACTGTTTCGGAAAAACAATGTTGTAGTGGAGCAAAAATAA
- the LOC139891117 gene encoding phospholipase A1-IIdelta — translation MESTILSNTPWLELLGSNNWVGLLDPFDIALRTLILRCGDFCQATYDAFNNDKNSKYAGSSRYGKQSFFPKVMLQPSPSDYQVSAFIYATAKISVPEAFFLRSLSRESWDRESNWIGYIATTTDEVSKTLGRREIYIVWRGTSRDFEWIDVFGAKSASTQPLLTQKTLSSIKAEAGDSSSDEEEATPRVMQGWLTIYTSDDPNSAFTKVSARTQVLTCIKQLVDKYKGEEISIIQTGHSLGASLSILSCFDLAENGITDIPISAFVFGSPQVGNKAFNDRLNEFSNVKILHIKNKIDLIPLYPSRLLGYVNSGVEFVIDTRKSASLKESNNTSDWHNLQGMLHVVAGWNGADGEFELKVERSLALVNKSSEFLKDEFLVPGSWWIEKNKGMIVNANGDWVLEPPDEEDIPVPEFTE, via the coding sequence ATGGAATCCACAATTCTATCCAATACTCCATGGCTAGAGCTACTCGGAAGCAACAACTGGGTCGGCCTTCTCGACCCGTTCGACATCGCTCTTCGTACACTCATTCTCCGATGTGGCGATTTCTGTCAAGCCACCTACGACGCCTTCAACAACGACAAAAACTCAAAGTACGCCGGCAGCAGTCGCTACGGGAAACAATCGTTTTTCCCCAAGGTCATGCTCCAACCATCACCATCCGATTACCAAGTCTCGGCATTCATTTACGCTACCGCCAAAATCTCGGTTCCCGAAGCCTTTTTTCTCCGCTCGTTATCTCGTGAATCGTGGGACCGGGAATCGAACTGGATCGGATACATTGCGACCACTACTGATGAGGTGAGTAAAACGTTAGGTCGACGAGAGATTTATATCGTGTGGAGAGGAACTAGTCGGGATTTCGAATGGATTGATGTTTTTGGAGCTAAAAGTGCGTCTACTCAACCACTTTTAACTCAAAAAACGTTGAGTTCGATTAAAGCAGAAGCGGGTGATAGTAGTAGTGACGAAGAAGAAGCGACTCCGAGAGTTATGCAGGGTTGGTTAACGATTTACACGTCAGACGATCCGAATTCGGCTTTTACAAAAGTAAGCGCGAGAACACAAGTGTTGACTTGTATCAAACAGTTGGTGGACAAGTATAAAGGTGAAGAAATTAGCATAATTCAAACGGGACACAGTCTTGGTGCGAGTTTATCAATCTTATCATGTTTCGATCTAGCTGAAAACGGGATAACAGACATCCCGATTTCAGCGTTCGTGTTTGGGTCACCGCAAGTGGGTAACAAAGCGTTCAATGATCGTCTCAACGAATTCTCGAACGTTAAAATCTTACATATAAAGAACAAGATTGATCTGATTCCGCTTTACCCGAGTCGGTTATTAGGGTACGTGAACTCGGGGGTTGAATTTGTGATCGATACACGAAAGTCTGCAAGCTTGAAGGAATCGAATAACACCAGTGACTGGCATAATTTGCAGGGGATGTTGCATGTGGTAGCTGGGTGGAATGGGGCTGATGGCGAGTTTGAACTTAAGGTTGAGAGGAGTTTGGCGTTGGTGAATAAATCGAGCGAGTTTTTGAAGGACGAGTTCTTGGTACCGGGGTCATGGTGGATTGAAAAGAATAAAGGTATGATTGTGAACGCAAATGGAGATTGGGTTTTGGAGCCACCTGATGAAGAAGACATACCTGTCCCTGAGTTTACAGAGTGA
- the LOC139891118 gene encoding uncharacterized protein, with protein sequence MATSRDDVEGEEDEYVVLDLDSVSAQVDILPNTPYVLSGLDTLNLILIIDGKIKLIGEYEETIGTCIVFSEDDATPVDHEETGLSEANLISEKFKNKLNQVPKEQVKPVCQTQKILRFKLLPETQTNSTNEQSNIKPD encoded by the exons ATGGCAACATCTCGTGATGATGTGGAGGGTGAAGAAGATGAATATGTGGTACTTGACTTGGATTCAGTTTCTGCTCAAGTTGACATATTACCTAATACTCCCTACGTTCTATCT GGCCTGGACACACTAAACCTGATTCTTATTATCGATGGCAAAATAAAGCTG ATTGGTGAATACGAGGAAACCATTGGGACATGTATTGTTTTCAGTGAAGATG ATGCTACTCCAGTGGACCATGAAGAAACTGGTTTATCTGAAGCGAATCTCATTTCGGAAAAATTCAAAAATAAGCTAAATCAAGTTCCAAAAGAGCAAGTTAAACCTGTTTGTCAAACTCAAAAGATTCTTAGGTTCAAGTTGTTACCAGAGACTCAAACCAACTCAACAAACGAACAGAGTAACATTAAACCCGACTAG